Proteins encoded in a region of the Mycobacterium branderi genome:
- the recA gene encoding intein-containing recombinase RecA, with product MAQVPDREKALELAIAQIDKNYGKGSVMRLGDEVRQPISVIPTGSIALDVALGIGGLPRGRIIEIYGPESSGKTTVALHAVANAQAAGGIAAFIDAEHALDPEYAKKLGVDTDSLLVSQPDTGEQALEIADMLVRSGALDILVIDSVAALVPRAEIEGEMGDSHVGLQARLMSQALRKMTGALNNSGTTAIFINQLREKIGVMFGCMNYATRVTLADGSTEKIGKIVNNKMDVEVLSYDPVADKVVPRKVVNWFNNGPAEQFLQFTVEKSSGNGKSQFAATPNHLIRTPSGWTEAGDLNTGDRVLATEPHLLSDQQFQVVLGSLMGDGNLSPNRHDRNGVRFRLGHGAKQAEYLQWKAGLLGNIRHSIRENAKGARFVDFTPLAELAELQRAVYLGDGKKFFSEEYLKALTPLALAIWYMDDGAFTLRSKGLQERTAGGSGRIEICVEAMTEGTRLRLRDYLRDTHGLDVRLRSSGAAGKAVLVFSTAATAKFQELVAPYMAPSMEYKLLPRFRGQSTVTPQFVEPAQRLVPARVLDVHVKPHTRSMNRFDIEVEGNHNYFVDGVMVHNSPETTTGGKALKFYASVRLDVRRIETLKDGTDAVGNRTRVKVVKNKVSPPFKQAEFDILYGRGISREGSLIDMGVDQGFIRKSGSWFTYEGEQLGQGKENARNFLLENTEVALEIEKKIKEKLGIGAVVTDDEVLPAPVDF from the coding sequence ATGGCACAGGTCCCTGACCGCGAGAAAGCTCTCGAACTGGCGATAGCCCAGATCGATAAGAATTACGGCAAAGGTTCAGTGATGCGCCTCGGCGACGAGGTGCGCCAGCCGATCTCGGTCATCCCGACCGGGTCGATTGCACTGGACGTTGCTCTGGGCATCGGCGGCCTGCCACGCGGCCGGATCATCGAGATCTACGGCCCGGAATCCTCGGGTAAGACCACCGTCGCCCTGCACGCGGTGGCCAATGCGCAGGCCGCCGGCGGGATCGCGGCGTTCATCGACGCCGAGCACGCGCTGGACCCCGAGTACGCCAAGAAGCTCGGCGTGGACACCGACTCGCTGCTGGTGTCCCAGCCCGACACCGGGGAACAGGCGCTGGAGATCGCCGACATGCTGGTCCGCTCCGGCGCACTGGACATCCTGGTCATCGACTCGGTGGCCGCACTGGTGCCACGTGCCGAGATCGAAGGCGAGATGGGCGACAGCCATGTCGGCCTGCAGGCCCGGCTGATGAGTCAAGCATTGCGGAAAATGACTGGCGCGCTGAACAATTCGGGTACCACTGCTATCTTCATCAACCAGCTGCGGGAAAAAATCGGTGTGATGTTCGGGTGCATGAACTATGCCACCCGTGTGACCCTAGCCGACGGCAGTACCGAGAAGATCGGCAAGATCGTCAACAACAAAATGGACGTCGAGGTGCTGTCTTACGATCCGGTGGCCGACAAAGTCGTGCCGCGCAAGGTGGTGAACTGGTTCAACAACGGGCCTGCCGAGCAGTTCCTGCAATTCACCGTCGAGAAGTCAAGCGGCAACGGCAAATCACAGTTCGCGGCGACACCCAATCACCTCATTCGCACGCCGAGCGGTTGGACCGAAGCCGGTGACCTCAACACCGGTGATCGAGTGCTGGCCACCGAACCGCACCTACTCAGCGATCAGCAATTCCAGGTAGTATTGGGCTCATTGATGGGCGACGGAAACCTGTCGCCGAACCGGCACGACCGCAACGGCGTCCGGTTCCGATTGGGGCACGGCGCCAAGCAGGCCGAGTACCTGCAGTGGAAAGCCGGTCTACTGGGCAACATCCGGCACTCGATACGCGAGAACGCTAAGGGCGCACGCTTCGTCGACTTCACCCCGCTAGCTGAACTCGCCGAGTTGCAGCGCGCGGTGTACCTGGGAGACGGCAAGAAATTCTTCTCCGAGGAATACCTCAAGGCGCTGACTCCGCTGGCCCTGGCCATCTGGTACATGGACGACGGCGCGTTCACCTTGCGTTCCAAGGGATTGCAAGAACGTACCGCTGGTGGCAGCGGCCGTATCGAGATCTGCGTCGAAGCCATGACTGAAGGCACGCGCTTACGGTTGCGTGACTATCTGCGTGACACTCACGGGCTAGACGTGCGGTTGCGGTCATCCGGCGCGGCCGGGAAGGCGGTGCTGGTGTTCTCCACTGCAGCGACGGCGAAGTTCCAGGAATTGGTGGCGCCCTACATGGCGCCGTCCATGGAGTACAAGCTGCTGCCGCGGTTCCGTGGTCAAAGCACCGTGACGCCACAGTTTGTGGAACCGGCGCAGCGGCTAGTCCCGGCACGCGTTCTCGACGTCCATGTCAAGCCGCACACCCGATCGATGAATCGGTTCGATATCGAGGTCGAGGGCAACCACAACTACTTCGTCGACGGTGTCATGGTGCACAACTCGCCTGAAACGACAACGGGCGGAAAGGCTTTGAAGTTCTACGCCTCAGTTCGCTTAGACGTCAGGCGAATTGAGACGCTCAAGGACGGCACTGATGCGGTCGGTAACCGCACTCGGGTCAAGGTGGTCAAGAACAAGGTCAGCCCGCCGTTCAAGCAGGCGGAGTTTGACATCCTCTACGGCAGGGGCATCAGCCGGGAAGGTTCGCTGATCGACATGGGTGTGGATCAGGGCTTCATCCGCAAGTCCGGCTCCTGGTTCACCTACGAGGGCGAGCAGCTCGGCCAGGGCAAGGAGAACGCCCGGAACTTCCTGCTGGAAAACACCGAAGTGGCCCTTGAGATCGAGAAGAAGATCAAAGAAAAGCTCGGCATTGGCGCCGTGGTGACCGATGACGAAGTCCTGCCCGCCCCCGTCGACTTCTGA
- a CDS encoding Clp protease N-terminal domain-containing protein has protein sequence MFERFTDAARRAVVLAQEAARELQHDHIGTEHFLLGLLARPDTVAAHALASLGVSADSVRRAVIDRVGAGTEQISGHIPFTPSGKGTLEHSLREALALNHPYIGTEHLLLGLLDEPDGVGAQVLVEQVGDLSRVRTAVLDVLRGGPPAEHGPAEEGRRDMTVRVADDRLTLEVTDPNLVELAQAAITALGDQLDEPGVIPGDLPAAFSLVMVWQALRDSLSDIRRRAAPPSDA, from the coding sequence GTGTTCGAGCGATTCACCGATGCGGCGCGTCGCGCAGTCGTCCTAGCCCAGGAGGCGGCACGCGAACTGCAACACGACCACATCGGCACCGAACACTTCCTGCTGGGGTTGCTGGCCCGTCCCGACACGGTGGCCGCCCATGCGCTTGCGTCGCTAGGTGTTTCGGCCGATTCGGTTCGCCGAGCGGTCATCGACCGGGTCGGTGCCGGCACGGAACAGATCAGCGGGCACATCCCGTTCACGCCAAGCGGCAAAGGCACGTTGGAACACTCGCTGCGTGAGGCGCTCGCGTTGAATCACCCGTACATCGGCACTGAGCATCTCCTGCTCGGTTTGCTCGACGAGCCCGACGGGGTTGGCGCGCAAGTCCTCGTCGAGCAGGTGGGGGACTTGTCGAGGGTTCGCACGGCCGTCCTCGACGTGCTGCGGGGCGGACCGCCGGCCGAGCACGGGCCCGCGGAGGAGGGGCGTCGCGACATGACTGTCCGCGTCGCCGACGACCGGCTCACGCTGGAGGTGACCGACCCTAATCTGGTCGAGCTGGCCCAGGCTGCGATCACCGCGCTCGGCGACCAGCTCGACGAGCCGGGTGTGATTCCGGGTGACCTGCCGGCTGCTTTCAGCCTGGTGATGGTGTGGCAGGCGCTGCGCGACAGCCTCAGCGATATCCGGCGCCGAGCGGCGCCGCCGTCCGACGCTTGA
- a CDS encoding PPE family protein: MDFGALPPEVNSARMYAGPGAGPMMAVAAAWHALGAELATTAASYESVISALTGEEWLGPSSAAMAAAAAPYVAWMNTTAAAAEHAAAQATASAAAFEAAFAMTVPPPVIAANRAQLAALVATNFLGQNTPAIAATEAHYGEMWAQDAAAMYGYAGSSASAGVLQPLTAPAPTTNPAGLAGQAAAVSGAGTQAQLSQLVSTLPSAVQGMASPLAGSGGSGGFLSDFINSTQNIGIWNTIQTYSQAAGNIAAWNMFGGIMGGIGAAKAENALPAAMAVGAGEASGGTVLMGSVGPVGAAGLAGAPVSAGLGQASSVGGLSVPASWSAATPAGTGSATLAGTGWAAAAEETAPVAAVPAGMPAVASAGRGGFGFGAPRYGFKPTVMPKSVVG; the protein is encoded by the coding sequence ATGGATTTCGGAGCTTTACCCCCGGAAGTCAACTCCGCGCGAATGTATGCGGGCCCGGGTGCGGGGCCGATGATGGCTGTCGCTGCGGCGTGGCATGCGCTGGGCGCCGAACTCGCTACGACGGCAGCGTCCTACGAGTCGGTGATTTCGGCGCTGACCGGCGAGGAGTGGCTGGGTCCGTCGTCGGCGGCAATGGCCGCTGCGGCCGCGCCTTACGTGGCATGGATGAACACCACCGCTGCCGCCGCCGAGCACGCGGCCGCGCAGGCCACGGCGTCGGCGGCAGCGTTCGAGGCGGCGTTCGCGATGACGGTGCCGCCACCGGTGATCGCCGCCAACAGGGCGCAGCTGGCGGCACTCGTCGCCACCAACTTCCTCGGGCAGAACACCCCGGCAATCGCGGCAACCGAGGCGCACTACGGCGAAATGTGGGCCCAGGACGCCGCCGCCATGTATGGCTACGCGGGTTCCTCGGCGAGCGCCGGGGTGCTGCAGCCGTTGACCGCTCCTGCGCCGACCACCAACCCGGCCGGGTTGGCGGGCCAGGCCGCCGCGGTGTCGGGCGCCGGCACGCAGGCACAGCTGTCGCAACTGGTCTCGACGTTGCCCAGCGCGGTGCAAGGGATGGCCTCACCGCTGGCGGGATCCGGTGGGTCCGGTGGTTTCCTGTCGGATTTCATCAACTCGACGCAGAACATCGGGATTTGGAACACCATCCAGACCTACAGCCAGGCGGCGGGAAACATCGCGGCGTGGAACATGTTCGGCGGCATCATGGGCGGCATCGGGGCTGCGAAGGCCGAAAATGCGCTGCCTGCTGCCATGGCCGTGGGTGCCGGCGAGGCGTCGGGAGGAACGGTCCTGATGGGGAGCGTGGGGCCGGTGGGCGCCGCCGGCCTCGCCGGGGCGCCGGTGTCGGCGGGTTTGGGTCAGGCGTCCTCGGTCGGTGGGTTGTCGGTGCCGGCCAGTTGGTCGGCGGCCACCCCGGCGGGCACCGGGTCGGCGACGCTGGCCGGCACCGGTTGGGCGGCGGCCGCCGAGGAAACTGCACCGGTGGCCGCCGTGCCGGCGGGGATGCCGGCGGTGGCTTCGGCCGGGCGCGGCGGGTTCGGCTTCGGCGCGCCGCGGTACGGCTTCAAGCCCACAGTCATGCCGAAATCGGTTGTGGGCTGA
- a CDS encoding PE/PPE C-terminal domain-containing protein translates to MFTGAASGPYGLVPSAMSNLGIIGAMQAGNFGSAASDLFEFGSAGLSAPGEAAPEVGAVGAVGSSGPSGAVLTVAGGSAGMGGAPVAAGVGQASSIGRLSVPPSWVGAAAASSTAPATLTGAGWTAAAPQSTPVTTMPAGMPAVASAGRAGVGFGAPRYGVKPTVMPKPAVV, encoded by the coding sequence ATGTTCACCGGCGCCGCATCCGGACCGTACGGGCTCGTTCCCAGCGCGATGAGCAACCTCGGCATCATCGGCGCCATGCAGGCGGGCAACTTCGGCTCCGCCGCGTCGGATCTGTTCGAGTTCGGAAGCGCCGGGCTTTCCGCTCCGGGCGAAGCTGCCCCTGAGGTCGGCGCCGTCGGGGCCGTCGGTTCGAGCGGGCCGAGCGGAGCGGTGCTCACGGTGGCCGGGGGCTCCGCCGGCATGGGCGGGGCGCCGGTGGCGGCGGGTGTCGGCCAGGCGTCCTCAATCGGCCGGTTGTCGGTACCGCCCAGTTGGGTCGGCGCGGCCGCTGCGTCGAGTACGGCTCCTGCGACGTTGACGGGCGCGGGCTGGACCGCCGCCGCTCCGCAAAGCACGCCGGTGACAACCATGCCGGCCGGTATGCCGGCGGTGGCCTCCGCGGGGCGCGCGGGTGTCGGCTTCGGCGCGCCGCGCTACGGCGTCAAGCCCACGGTGATGCCCAAGCCGGCGGTTGTTTAG
- a CDS encoding PE family protein has product MPSATIQPKTLAAAAATLQAIGSAMAAENAAAAIPTTRLIPAAADEVSALTATQFGLHGTSYQAISDQAAAIHQMFTAIVSAGASSLLRQEKSCLS; this is encoded by the coding sequence ATGCCTTCGGCGACAATTCAGCCGAAAACACTGGCAGCAGCAGCTGCCACCTTACAGGCAATCGGCTCGGCGATGGCTGCGGAAAACGCCGCTGCGGCCATCCCGACAACCCGGTTGATTCCCGCGGCGGCCGATGAGGTGTCTGCGCTCACGGCAACGCAATTCGGCCTGCACGGCACAAGTTACCAGGCGATCAGCGACCAGGCCGCGGCGATCCATCAGATGTTCACCGCGATCGTATCGGCCGGAGCCAGCTCGCTTTTGAGACAGGAGAAGTCATGTCTTTCGTGA
- a CDS encoding DUF3046 domain-containing protein — translation MRLTEFHERVTLRFGAAYGASVLTDHVLSGFDGRTAAQAIEDGVDPRDVWRALCVDFDVPREQW, via the coding sequence GTGCGGCTGACGGAGTTTCACGAGCGGGTGACCTTGCGATTCGGTGCCGCTTACGGCGCGTCGGTACTGACCGATCATGTGCTGAGCGGATTCGACGGGCGCACAGCGGCACAGGCGATCGAGGACGGCGTCGACCCGCGCGACGTGTGGCGGGCACTCTGCGTCGACTTCGACGTGCCCCGCGAGCAGTGGTGA
- a CDS encoding glycosyltransferase, with protein MRVAVVAGPDPGHSFPAIALCQRFIAAGDAPVLFTGTEWLDAARAAGVQAVELAGLDPTAADDDRDAGAKIHQRAARMALLNLDRLRDLAPDLVVSDVITACGGMAAELMAIPWIELNPHPLYLPSKGLPPLGSGLAPGTGIRGRLRDSVMRTLTARSWRAGLKQRAAVRVEIGLPARDPGPLRRLIATLPALEVPRPDWPAEAVLVGPLHFEPTDQVLPVPPGSGPVVVVAPSTALTGARGMAQTALDCLVPGAGLPAGARVVVSRLNGPDLTVPDWAVVGLGRQDELLAHADLVVCGGGHGMVAKTLLAGVPLVVVPGGGDQWEIANRVARQGSGKLVRPLTAEALVAAVGEVLSTPGYREAARRAAAGIAEVADPVQVCRQALAG; from the coding sequence ATGCGCGTCGCCGTCGTCGCAGGACCGGATCCGGGGCATTCGTTTCCCGCGATCGCGTTGTGCCAGCGCTTCATTGCCGCCGGCGACGCGCCGGTGCTCTTCACCGGAACCGAATGGCTCGATGCCGCCCGCGCCGCCGGCGTGCAGGCCGTCGAGTTGGCCGGGCTCGACCCCACCGCCGCCGACGACGACCGCGATGCCGGCGCCAAGATTCACCAGCGTGCCGCGCGGATGGCCCTGCTCAATCTCGACCGGCTGCGCGACCTGGCACCGGACCTGGTGGTGTCCGACGTGATCACGGCCTGCGGCGGGATGGCCGCCGAACTGATGGCCATCCCGTGGATCGAGCTCAACCCGCATCCGCTGTATCTGCCGTCGAAGGGCCTGCCGCCGCTGGGCAGCGGCCTGGCGCCGGGCACCGGAATCCGCGGCCGGCTCCGCGACTCGGTGATGCGGACGTTGACGGCGCGGTCCTGGCGTGCGGGTTTGAAGCAGCGTGCGGCGGTCCGCGTCGAGATCGGCCTGCCCGCCCGCGATCCGGGGCCGCTGCGGCGGCTGATCGCCACCTTGCCCGCGCTGGAGGTACCCCGCCCCGACTGGCCGGCCGAAGCCGTCCTCGTCGGGCCGCTGCACTTCGAACCGACCGATCAGGTGTTGCCGGTCCCGCCCGGATCCGGGCCAGTCGTGGTGGTGGCGCCGTCGACGGCGTTGACCGGGGCGCGCGGGATGGCGCAGACCGCACTGGACTGCCTGGTACCCGGAGCGGGCTTGCCGGCGGGCGCGCGGGTGGTGGTGTCGCGGCTGAACGGGCCCGATTTGACGGTGCCGGACTGGGCCGTCGTCGGGCTGGGGCGCCAGGACGAGTTGCTGGCGCACGCCGACCTGGTGGTGTGCGGCGGCGGGCATGGGATGGTGGCTAAGACGCTGCTCGCGGGCGTGCCGCTGGTAGTGGTCCCCGGCGGCGGTGACCAGTGGGAGATCGCCAACCGGGTGGCGAGGCAGGGCAGCGGGAAGCTGGTCCGGCCGTTGACCGCCGAGGCGCTGGTGGCGGCGGTCGGTGAGGTGTTGTCGACGCCGGGCTACCGCGAGGCCGCCCGACGGGCCGCGGCCGGCATTGCCGAGGTCGCCGACCCGGTGCAGGTGTGTCGCCAAGCGCTCGCTGGGTAG
- a CDS encoding limonene-1,2-epoxide hydrolase: protein MTEQTLENTRTVEVFLNALADQDFDTANAALADDLVYQNVGLPTIYGRHRAMKLFRQMEGRAGFDVKVHRIAADGAAVLTERTDALTFGPLRLQFWVCGVFEVHDGRITLWRDYFDFFDMFKATVRGLAALVVPSLRASF from the coding sequence ATGACCGAGCAAACCCTTGAGAACACCCGCACGGTAGAGGTCTTCCTGAACGCGCTCGCCGACCAGGACTTCGACACCGCCAACGCCGCACTGGCCGACGACCTGGTGTATCAGAACGTCGGACTCCCGACGATTTACGGCCGGCACCGCGCGATGAAGCTGTTCCGGCAGATGGAGGGCCGTGCCGGCTTCGACGTGAAGGTTCATCGCATCGCCGCCGACGGCGCCGCGGTGCTGACCGAACGCACCGACGCGCTGACCTTCGGACCGCTGCGGCTGCAGTTCTGGGTCTGCGGCGTGTTCGAAGTACACGACGGCCGAATCACCCTGTGGCGCGACTACTTCGACTTCTTCGACATGTTCAAGGCGACGGTGCGTGGCCTGGCCGCGCTGGTGGTCCCGTCGCTGCGGGCATCGTTCTGA
- a CDS encoding DUF5313 domain-containing protein: MSDNRPGVIQYIRYCYGHPLPDSMRDWVLNDLTGKGATARMMIRVAVPAVLVLAPFWLIPTTLDVHLGMTLPILIPFVYFSHALNKVWRRHMLRMHNLDPDLVDQRRRERDADMHRRYAERYGPRPDSAEYRSHDV, from the coding sequence ATGAGCGACAACCGGCCGGGCGTCATCCAGTACATCCGGTACTGCTACGGGCATCCACTGCCCGACTCGATGCGGGACTGGGTACTTAACGACCTGACGGGTAAGGGTGCCACCGCCCGGATGATGATCCGGGTCGCGGTTCCGGCGGTCCTGGTGCTCGCCCCGTTCTGGCTGATCCCGACGACGCTGGACGTACATCTGGGGATGACGCTGCCGATTCTGATCCCGTTCGTGTACTTCTCGCATGCGCTGAACAAGGTGTGGCGCCGCCACATGCTGCGGATGCATAACCTCGACCCGGATCTGGTCGACCAACGCCGCCGGGAGCGCGACGCCGACATGCATCGGCGCTACGCGGAACGCTATGGCCCGCGCCCCGACTCAGCCGAGTACCGCAGCCACGACGTCTAA
- the pspM gene encoding phage shock envelope stress response protein PspM yields MAVKSQQRAMADGSWRALLQRWFDAANDVSDLVARKISAVTDPRARLLRRRRRALRWGLIFAGACVFWAVVTVLLAAWGWFALLLVVTGSVAVAAAIPATLLLLRYRWLRSVPLPTQRPASSRRLPPPGSAARPAMFALGASERGLFSLLGVMERGNMLPAAEIRDLTAAANQTAAAMAATAAEVVSMERAVQSAPQSRSHLVPTINAFTAQLSTGVRQYNEMVTAAAQLVSAANGDSAATTPISQQRYRDELVGATDRLLGWAQAFDELGGLPRA; encoded by the coding sequence ATGGCGGTGAAGTCGCAGCAGAGAGCCATGGCGGACGGATCATGGCGCGCGCTGCTGCAGCGCTGGTTCGATGCCGCCAACGACGTGTCCGACTTGGTGGCGCGCAAGATCAGCGCCGTCACCGACCCCCGAGCCCGGCTGCTGCGCCGACGTCGTCGCGCATTGCGCTGGGGGCTGATATTCGCGGGCGCGTGCGTGTTCTGGGCGGTGGTGACGGTGTTGCTGGCGGCCTGGGGCTGGTTCGCGCTGCTGCTGGTCGTCACCGGCTCGGTCGCGGTGGCCGCGGCGATCCCGGCGACGTTGTTGCTGCTTCGCTACCGATGGCTGCGGTCGGTGCCGCTGCCGACGCAGCGGCCGGCGAGTAGCCGTCGGCTGCCGCCACCGGGTTCGGCAGCGCGGCCCGCGATGTTCGCGCTGGGCGCGTCCGAACGCGGCCTCTTCTCGCTGCTGGGTGTGATGGAACGCGGAAACATGTTGCCCGCGGCCGAGATTCGCGACCTCACCGCCGCAGCCAACCAGACCGCCGCGGCCATGGCCGCCACCGCGGCGGAGGTGGTGTCGATGGAACGGGCGGTGCAGTCCGCCCCGCAGTCCCGATCGCATCTGGTGCCAACGATCAACGCCTTCACCGCACAGCTGAGCACGGGTGTGCGCCAGTACAACGAAATGGTCACCGCCGCAGCACAATTGGTGTCCGCGGCCAACGGCGACTCTGCGGCGACGACGCCGATATCACAGCAACGCTATCGCGACGAGTTGGTGGGGGCGACGGATCGGCTGCTCGGCTGGGCGCAGGCGTTCGACGAGCTCGGCGGGCTGCCGCGCGCTTAG
- the pspA gene encoding phage shock protein PspA, translated as MANPFVKGWKYLMALFNAKIDEHADPKVQIQQAIEEAQRTHQALTQQAAQVIGNQRQLEMRLNRQLADIEKLQVNVRQALTLADQATAAGDTAKATEYNNAAEAFAAQLVTAEQSVEDLKGLHDQALQAAAQAKKAVEQNAMVLQQKIAERTKLLSQLEQAKMQEQVSASLRSMSELAAPGNTPSLDEVRDKIERRYANALGAAELAQNSVQGRMLEVEQASVQMAGHSRLEQIRASMRGEALPAGGNTATPGTPATAADGAAAEKPIGQQ; from the coding sequence ATGGCCAATCCGTTTGTCAAAGGGTGGAAGTACCTCATGGCGTTGTTCAACGCCAAGATCGATGAGCACGCCGACCCCAAGGTGCAGATCCAACAGGCCATCGAGGAAGCCCAGCGCACCCATCAGGCGCTGACCCAGCAGGCCGCGCAAGTGATCGGCAACCAGCGTCAGCTCGAGATGCGCCTCAACCGGCAGCTGGCCGACATCGAAAAGCTTCAGGTCAATGTGCGCCAGGCGCTGACACTGGCCGACCAGGCCACCGCCGCCGGCGATACCGCGAAGGCCACCGAGTACAACAACGCCGCAGAGGCGTTCGCGGCCCAACTGGTGACTGCCGAGCAGAGCGTGGAGGACCTCAAGGGTTTGCACGACCAGGCGCTGCAAGCCGCCGCGCAAGCCAAGAAGGCCGTCGAGCAGAACGCGATGGTGCTGCAGCAAAAGATCGCCGAGCGCACCAAGCTGCTCAGCCAGCTTGAGCAGGCCAAGATGCAGGAGCAGGTCAGCGCGTCGCTGCGGTCGATGAGCGAGCTGGCCGCCCCGGGCAACACGCCCAGCCTCGACGAGGTGCGCGACAAGATCGAACGCCGCTACGCCAACGCACTCGGCGCCGCCGAGCTTGCGCAGAACTCGGTCCAGGGCCGCATGCTCGAGGTCGAGCAGGCCAGCGTGCAGATGGCCGGGCACTCGCGGCTGGAGCAGATCCGCGCGTCGATGCGCGGCGAGGCGCTGCCTGCCGGCGGCAACACTGCTACCCCGGGCACTCCGGCGACCGCCGCCGACGGCGCCGCGGCCGAGAAGCCCATCGGTCAGCAGTAG
- the clgR gene encoding transcriptional regulator ClgR, with amino-acid sequence MPSLLREVIGDVLRRARTSQGRTLREVSDAARVSLGYLSEVERGRKEASSELLNAICDALDVPLSELLVDAGEQLARHEPANATAPTAAHIDPDTKVVIPPVVSLAIA; translated from the coding sequence ATGCCGTCATTGCTGCGAGAGGTCATCGGCGATGTGCTGCGCCGGGCCCGGACTTCGCAAGGCCGCACACTGCGTGAGGTCTCCGACGCGGCACGCGTCAGCCTCGGATACCTCTCCGAGGTCGAGCGTGGCCGCAAAGAGGCGTCCAGCGAGCTGCTGAACGCGATCTGCGACGCTCTGGACGTCCCGCTGTCGGAGCTGCTGGTCGACGCCGGCGAGCAGCTGGCCCGTCACGAGCCCGCCAACGCCACGGCACCCACCGCGGCCCACATCGATCCCGACACCAAGGTCGTTATCCCGCCCGTGGTCTCGCTCGCGATCGCCTGA
- the pgsA gene encoding CDP-diacylglycerol--glycerol-3-phosphate 3-phosphatidyltransferase: MSGQPQTGPLVRRVRVTNLANMLTLLRLVLVPIFLLALFAGDGHQTPSRIVAFVIFAVAVVTDRFDGALARNYGMVTEFGALADPIADKTLIGAALIGLSMLGDLPWWVTVLILVREVGITTLRFAVLRRGVIPASRGGKLKTLVQAIAIGLFVLPLSGSWHVTASVVMAAAIVLTVVTGVDYVASAVRDVRGRSTAA; this comes from the coding sequence GTGTCGGGACAGCCTCAAACCGGTCCACTGGTCCGGCGTGTCCGCGTCACCAACCTCGCCAACATGCTGACGCTCTTGCGATTGGTGCTGGTCCCGATATTCCTGCTGGCGCTGTTCGCGGGCGACGGGCACCAAACCCCAAGTCGCATAGTGGCTTTCGTTATTTTTGCGGTGGCTGTCGTCACCGATCGGTTCGACGGCGCGCTGGCCCGCAACTACGGAATGGTCACCGAATTCGGCGCGCTGGCCGATCCGATCGCGGACAAGACGCTGATCGGCGCGGCGCTGATCGGGCTGTCGATGCTCGGCGACCTTCCGTGGTGGGTCACCGTGCTGATCCTGGTCCGCGAGGTCGGCATCACCACGCTGCGGTTCGCCGTGCTGCGCCGCGGCGTGATTCCGGCGAGCCGGGGCGGCAAGCTCAAAACCCTGGTGCAGGCGATCGCGATCGGGCTGTTCGTGCTGCCGCTGTCCGGGTCGTGGCATGTGACGGCGTCGGTGGTGATGGCGGCGGCCATCGTGCTGACCGTCGTCACCGGTGTGGACTACGTAGCGTCCGCCGTGCGGGATGTTCGCGGACGATCCACGGCTGCCTGA
- a CDS encoding amino-acid N-acetyltransferase, translated as MQPVHVRRARTSDVPAIKRLVDTYAGKILLEKNLVTLYESVQEFWVAEHEGEVVGCGALHVLWSDLGEVRTVAVDPAMTGRGIGHAIVDRLLEVARDLELKRLFVLTFETEFFAKHGFTEIEGTPVTAEVYEEMCRSYDIGVAEFLDLSYVKPNILGNSRMLLVL; from the coding sequence GTGCAACCCGTGCATGTTCGTCGCGCGCGAACCTCGGACGTCCCGGCGATCAAGCGGCTCGTGGACACCTATGCCGGCAAGATCCTGCTGGAAAAGAACCTGGTGACGCTCTATGAGTCCGTCCAGGAGTTCTGGGTGGCCGAACACGAGGGCGAGGTCGTCGGCTGCGGGGCGTTGCACGTCCTGTGGTCCGATCTCGGCGAGGTGCGCACCGTCGCCGTCGACCCCGCTATGACCGGCCGCGGCATCGGGCATGCCATCGTCGACCGACTGCTCGAGGTGGCCCGCGACCTCGAGCTGAAGCGGCTGTTCGTGTTGACCTTCGAAACGGAGTTCTTCGCCAAGCACGGCTTCACCGAAATCGAGGGCACCCCGGTGACCGCCGAGGTGTACGAGGAGATGTGCCGCTCCTACGACATCGGTGTCGCCGAGTTCCTGGACCTGAGCTACGTCAAGCCGAACATCCTGGGCAACTCGCGGATGCTGCTAGTGCTCTGA